The following proteins come from a genomic window of Flavobacterium crocinum:
- a CDS encoding UDP-glucose 6-dehydrogenase, with the protein MKIKNICCLGAGYVGGPTMSVIALKCPEIKVTVVDLNESRIAAWNNEDLDNLPVYEPGLADVVQEARGRNLFFSSDADQAIEDADMIFIAVNTPTKNYGEGKGMAADLKFVELCARQIARVAKNDKIIVEKSTLPVRTAETLQTILDHTGNGVKFEVLSNPEFLAEGTAIEDLLNADRVLIGGKQTESGKNAIQSLVDIYAHWLSPKQILTTNVWSSELSKLTANAFLAQRISSINALSALCEATEADVDEVANAIGTDSRIGSKFLKASVGFGGSCFQKDILNLVYLCRYFNLPEVADYWEQIIVLNDYQKHRFARKIITSLFNTVSGKKIAFLGWAFKKDTNDTRESAAIYVAEYLIEDGAEIHVYDPKVSKEKIVEDMRYLWGLKGYTDQKIESKLSQIFVYQSHEDALDQSHAVAVLTEWDEFKMYDWNAIYANMYKPAFVFDGRNILDTEKLISIGFKVKGIGKG; encoded by the coding sequence ATGAAAATCAAAAATATTTGTTGCTTGGGTGCGGGCTACGTAGGTGGTCCAACCATGTCTGTTATCGCTCTAAAATGTCCTGAAATAAAAGTAACTGTTGTCGATTTAAATGAAAGTCGAATTGCAGCTTGGAATAATGAAGATTTAGATAATCTGCCCGTTTATGAACCTGGACTTGCAGATGTTGTTCAGGAAGCTAGAGGACGTAATTTATTTTTTTCTTCAGATGCTGATCAAGCTATCGAAGACGCTGATATGATTTTCATAGCCGTAAATACTCCAACCAAAAATTATGGTGAAGGAAAAGGAATGGCAGCAGATTTGAAATTTGTAGAATTATGCGCCAGACAAATTGCCAGAGTTGCTAAAAATGATAAAATTATAGTTGAAAAATCGACTCTTCCGGTAAGGACTGCAGAAACATTACAGACTATTTTAGATCATACAGGAAACGGCGTAAAATTTGAAGTACTTTCTAATCCTGAATTTTTAGCCGAAGGAACAGCAATTGAAGATCTGCTAAATGCTGACAGAGTTTTAATTGGAGGAAAACAAACGGAAAGCGGTAAAAACGCAATTCAATCTCTTGTTGATATTTACGCGCACTGGTTGTCTCCAAAACAAATTCTAACCACAAATGTTTGGTCTTCAGAATTATCAAAATTAACTGCAAACGCCTTTTTAGCACAAAGAATTTCATCGATTAATGCCTTATCTGCTTTATGTGAAGCTACTGAAGCAGATGTAGATGAGGTTGCCAATGCTATTGGAACCGATAGTAGAATTGGCTCTAAGTTTCTTAAAGCTTCGGTAGGTTTTGGAGGTTCGTGTTTCCAGAAAGACATTTTGAATTTAGTTTATTTATGTCGCTATTTTAATTTGCCAGAAGTCGCAGATTATTGGGAGCAGATTATTGTACTAAATGATTATCAAAAGCACCGTTTTGCAAGAAAAATCATTACTTCTTTATTCAATACTGTAAGCGGAAAGAAAATAGCATTTTTGGGTTGGGCATTCAAAAAAGATACTAATGATACCCGAGAATCGGCTGCGATTTATGTGGCAGAGTATTTAATTGAAGATGGAGCAGAAATTCATGTTTATGATCCGAAAGTTTCAAAAGAAAAAATCGTAGAAGACATGCGTTATTTATGGGGATTAAAAGGATATACAGACCAAAAGATTGAATCAAAATTGAGTCAGATTTTTGTATATCAATCTCACGAAGATGCTCTTGATCAGTCTCATGCCGTTGCTGTATTAACAGAATGGGATGAGTTTAAAATGTACGATTGGAATGCCATTTATGCTAACATGTACAAGCCTGCTTTTGTATTTGACGGTCGCAACATTCTGGATACGGAGAAACTAATTTCAATTGGTTTTAAAGTTAAAGGAATCGGAAAAGGGTAA
- the gmd gene encoding GDP-mannose 4,6-dehydratase, with protein MSNPTQKTAFITGVTGQDGAYLSEFLLEKGYIVHGLKRRTSLFNTDRIDHLYQDPHEKNRNFILHYGDMSDSTNLTRLIQEIQPDEIYNLAAMSHVAVSFETPEYTGNVDALGTLRILDAVRLLGLEKKTRIYQASTSELYGKVQEVPQSETTPFYPRSPYAVAKMYAFWITVNYREAYGMYACNGILFNHESPIRGETFVTRKITRATSKIALGLQDKLHLGNLDAQRDWGHAKDYVRMMWMILQADEPEDFVIATGKTTTVREFVRMSFAEVGIELEFKGEGVDEKGYVVSSSNPEYQVAIGKEVLAVDPNYFRPTEVDLLIGDPTKAKTKLGWECEYELSELVKEMMQSDLKLMRKEQLLKECGFTILNYYE; from the coding sequence ATGAGTAATCCAACACAAAAAACAGCATTCATCACTGGAGTGACAGGACAAGATGGAGCCTACCTAAGTGAATTTTTATTAGAAAAAGGATATATAGTTCACGGATTAAAAAGACGTACCTCTTTATTCAATACAGATCGAATAGATCACCTGTATCAAGATCCTCATGAAAAAAACAGAAATTTTATTTTGCATTATGGGGACATGAGTGACAGTACCAATTTAACTCGTTTGATTCAGGAAATTCAACCTGATGAAATTTATAATTTGGCTGCGATGAGCCACGTAGCGGTTTCATTTGAAACTCCTGAATATACAGGAAATGTAGATGCGCTAGGAACTCTTAGGATTTTAGATGCTGTACGTTTGCTGGGATTAGAAAAAAAGACTAGAATCTATCAGGCTTCTACATCAGAATTGTATGGTAAAGTACAGGAAGTTCCGCAATCAGAAACAACTCCTTTTTATCCAAGATCACCGTATGCCGTAGCAAAAATGTATGCTTTTTGGATTACAGTAAATTACAGAGAAGCTTATGGTATGTATGCTTGTAATGGTATTTTGTTTAACCATGAGTCTCCAATTCGTGGAGAAACTTTTGTAACTCGTAAAATTACCAGAGCAACTTCAAAAATAGCTTTAGGATTACAAGATAAATTACATTTAGGAAATTTAGATGCACAACGTGACTGGGGACATGCTAAAGATTATGTTCGAATGATGTGGATGATTTTACAAGCAGATGAACCTGAGGATTTTGTTATTGCTACTGGAAAAACAACAACGGTACGAGAATTTGTTCGTATGAGTTTTGCTGAAGTAGGAATTGAATTAGAATTTAAAGGTGAAGGAGTAGATGAAAAAGGTTATGTGGTGTCTAGCAGTAATCCGGAATATCAGGTTGCAATTGGAAAAGAAGTATTGGCAGTAGATCCAAATTACTTTAGACCAACAGAAGTAGATTTACTTATTGGTGATCCAACAAAAGCTAAAACAAAATTAGGCTGGGAATGCGAATATGAATTATCAGAATTAGTAAAAGAAATGATGCAGTCTGATCTAAAACTGATGAGAAAAGAACAGCTTTTAAAAGAATGCGGTTTTACTATTTTAAACTACTACGAATAA
- a CDS encoding GDP-L-fucose synthase family protein translates to MIDKNAVIYIAGHKGMVGSAIWRTLTSKGYTNLIGATSKELDLRDQNAVRDFIQKEKPDVIIDAAAKVGGILANNDFPYQFLMENMQIQNNLINEAHNLDVGKFIFLGSSCIYPKLAPQPLKEEYLLTASLEKTNEWYALAKITGVKLCEAIRKQFGKDFVSLMPTNLYGTHDNFDLSSSHVLPAMIRKFHEAKDSNNAPVILWGSGTPMREFLFVDDMAEAVVFALENELPEHLYNIGTGEDLTIKDLATTIQKIVGHTGEIIWDDSKPDGTPRKLMDVSKMHNIGWKHNVNLEQGIQKTYNWFLENIESLKQNSY, encoded by the coding sequence ATGATTGATAAAAATGCTGTAATATATATCGCCGGACATAAAGGAATGGTAGGAAGTGCCATCTGGAGAACGTTGACATCAAAAGGCTATACTAATCTTATTGGAGCTACAAGTAAAGAGTTAGATTTAAGAGATCAAAATGCAGTTAGAGATTTTATCCAAAAAGAAAAACCAGATGTTATTATAGATGCTGCTGCAAAAGTGGGAGGTATTTTGGCGAATAATGATTTTCCATATCAATTTCTAATGGAAAACATGCAGATTCAAAATAACCTGATTAATGAAGCACATAATTTGGATGTTGGAAAGTTCATTTTTTTAGGAAGTTCTTGCATTTATCCAAAATTAGCACCACAACCATTAAAAGAGGAATATTTGTTAACTGCTTCTTTAGAAAAAACAAATGAATGGTACGCTTTAGCAAAAATTACGGGTGTAAAACTTTGTGAAGCTATACGCAAACAATTCGGAAAAGATTTTGTCAGCTTAATGCCAACAAATCTGTACGGTACACATGATAATTTTGATTTAAGCAGTTCACATGTTTTGCCTGCTATGATCCGTAAGTTTCATGAAGCAAAAGATAGTAATAATGCTCCTGTAATTCTATGGGGAAGTGGCACACCAATGCGCGAGTTTCTTTTTGTAGATGATATGGCAGAAGCAGTAGTTTTTGCTTTAGAAAACGAACTTCCGGAACATCTTTATAACATTGGAACAGGTGAAGATTTAACGATAAAAGATTTAGCAACTACAATACAAAAAATTGTAGGACATACTGGAGAAATTATCTGGGATGACAGCAAGCCTGACGGAACACCAAGAAAATTAATGGATGTTTCTAAAATGCATAACATAGGATGGAAACATAATGTGAATTTAGAACAAGGAATACAAAAAACATATAATTGGTTTCTTGAAAACATCGAAAGTTTAAAACAAAACAGCTATTAA
- a CDS encoding mannose-1-phosphate guanylyltransferase, which yields MAISTVTHVVLTGGIGSRLWPLSRKTLPKQYLELFDGESLFEKTVARNQNVATNTIVVGNIENYKMSDAIMAKFRKPFTHIVEAVPRNTAAAIAFAAFASNPEDILLITPSDHIIEKADLYNEALKQAIQLANQDYLITFGIKPTKPETGYGYIEFENENVIAFHEKPDLKTANAYLEKGNYFWNSGLFCFKAEKFLAELEKQEPEVYWTAKTAWNANENGFLDYELSLNIPSISIDYAVMERSAAIKVVPAQFAWSDLGSFESVYDYLVNKGHPIDSNKNIVIGTSMHTTFIGVKNCILIYTVDALMVLQKENSQEVKEVYQQLELIASPLL from the coding sequence ATGGCAATTAGTACAGTAACACACGTAGTTTTAACGGGAGGGATTGGTAGTAGATTGTGGCCTCTTTCCAGAAAAACATTGCCTAAGCAATATCTTGAGCTGTTTGATGGAGAATCACTCTTTGAAAAAACAGTGGCTCGAAATCAAAATGTTGCTACCAATACGATTGTGGTAGGAAACATTGAAAATTACAAAATGAGCGATGCCATTATGGCAAAGTTTCGTAAGCCTTTTACACATATTGTAGAAGCTGTTCCTCGTAACACTGCCGCTGCAATCGCATTTGCTGCTTTTGCATCAAATCCGGAGGATATTTTGTTAATTACACCATCTGATCATATTATTGAAAAAGCAGACTTGTATAACGAGGCTTTAAAACAAGCCATTCAACTCGCTAATCAAGATTATTTGATAACTTTTGGTATAAAACCAACGAAGCCAGAAACGGGATATGGTTATATTGAGTTTGAGAATGAAAATGTAATTGCTTTTCATGAAAAACCTGATCTAAAAACAGCTAATGCTTATTTAGAAAAAGGAAATTATTTCTGGAATAGCGGTCTTTTTTGTTTCAAAGCAGAAAAGTTTTTAGCAGAGCTGGAAAAGCAAGAACCTGAAGTGTATTGGACAGCAAAAACAGCCTGGAATGCAAATGAAAATGGTTTTTTAGATTACGAATTGTCATTAAACATTCCTTCTATAAGTATCGATTATGCTGTCATGGAACGTAGTGCAGCGATTAAAGTCGTTCCGGCTCAATTTGCTTGGTCTGATTTAGGTTCTTTCGAATCGGTTTATGATTACTTGGTTAACAAAGGACATCCCATAGATTCTAATAAAAACATTGTTATAGGAACCTCGATGCATACTACTTTTATAGGAGTTAAAAATTGCATTTTAATTTACACTGTGGATGCTTTGATGGTTTTGCAAAAAGAAAATTCGCAAGAAGTAAAAGAAGTTTATCAACAATTAGAATTGATCGCTTCGCCATTATTATAA
- a CDS encoding adenylyltransferase/cytidyltransferase family protein: MRTGITFSAFDLLHAGHVKMLEEAKQHCDYLIVGLQTDPTLDRPTKNKPTQTVVERYIQLKACKFVDEIVPYATEQDLEDILKAFALDVRILGDEYKDRDFTGRKYCEEKGIELYFNTRDHRFSSTNLRNEVYQKEVLMHSNGN, encoded by the coding sequence ATGAGAACTGGAATAACATTTAGTGCTTTTGATTTGTTACATGCGGGGCACGTTAAGATGCTTGAAGAAGCAAAACAACATTGTGATTATTTAATTGTTGGCTTACAAACAGATCCAACATTAGATCGCCCAACAAAAAATAAACCAACACAAACTGTAGTAGAGCGCTACATACAGTTAAAGGCGTGTAAGTTTGTTGATGAAATTGTACCTTATGCTACAGAGCAGGATTTGGAAGATATTTTGAAAGCCTTTGCTTTAGACGTACGCATTTTAGGTGACGAATATAAAGATAGAGATTTTACTGGTAGAAAATATTGTGAAGAAAAAGGAATCGAATTGTATTTTAATACTAGAGATCACCGTTTTTCGAGTACTAACCTTCGTAACGAGGTTTATCAAAAAGAAGTTTTAATGCACTCCAATGGCAATTAG
- a CDS encoding UpxY family transcription antiterminator has protein sequence MKWYVVYTKPKWEKRAAEQLSKFNINCYCPVIKKVQQRSDRKVKVEVPLFNHYIFVQLAEKDRNLVFHSPGVVRFLFWLGRHAVVKDQEIETIKEWLNTGDTASEISVMQYQIGDKIHLNSGPFCDQNAVVKDITKTHYVLILESLGYVLKVKHK, from the coding sequence ATGAAATGGTATGTAGTATACACCAAACCTAAATGGGAAAAAAGAGCCGCAGAACAATTAAGCAAGTTTAATATAAACTGTTATTGCCCTGTTATAAAAAAGGTACAGCAAAGATCAGATAGGAAAGTGAAGGTAGAAGTGCCATTGTTTAATCATTACATATTTGTACAATTAGCAGAAAAAGATAGAAATCTTGTATTTCATTCTCCCGGTGTTGTTCGGTTTTTATTTTGGCTGGGAAGACATGCCGTTGTAAAAGACCAGGAAATTGAGACGATAAAAGAATGGTTAAATACAGGAGATACCGCTTCTGAAATATCTGTTATGCAATATCAAATTGGAGATAAGATACATTTAAATTCTGGTCCGTTTTGTGATCAAAATGCAGTTGTAAAAGACATTACAAAAACGCACTATGTTTTAATTTTAGAATCTTTAGGATATGTTTTAAAAGTAAAACATAAATAA
- a CDS encoding helix-turn-helix domain-containing protein has translation MENYYLRIKEYRLQNNHTPEYVAIQMEMSVKTYEKIENGMIDLKLSKLDRLVKILGIKKSQIFELEN, from the coding sequence ATGGAAAATTACTACTTAAGAATAAAAGAGTATCGGTTGCAAAATAATCATACTCCAGAATATGTAGCTATTCAAATGGAAATGAGCGTAAAAACATATGAGAAAATTGAAAATGGAATGATTGATCTCAAACTGTCAAAATTAGATCGATTAGTTAAAATTCTAGGCATCAAAAAAAGTCAAATTTTCGAATTGGAAAATTAA
- a CDS encoding helix-turn-helix transcriptional regulator, translating into MRYSVYENIRKIRELKNLTREYVAAELKMSTSGYGKIERGDVDLTVSKLIEISKVLEVSIEFIFKFDVSIFFSETR; encoded by the coding sequence ATGAGATATAGTGTATACGAAAATATTAGAAAGATAAGAGAATTAAAAAATTTGACTAGAGAATATGTCGCTGCTGAACTAAAAATGAGTACCAGCGGTTATGGTAAAATTGAAAGAGGTGATGTTGATTTAACGGTTTCTAAATTGATTGAAATTTCAAAAGTTTTAGAAGTCTCGATTGAGTTCATTTTCAAATTCGATGTATCTATTTTTTTTAGTGAAACCAGATAA
- a CDS encoding T9SS type A sorting domain-containing protein, with amino-acid sequence MIPFVGICQTTPPSSNEIMETIIPSGSSATGSSGTVTYSIGQVFYTYIGVESVYNVAQGIQHQEKDSSLDTPDIEKPTTQIVAFPNPTIDYVNISMTGLELEGQKSYKLYDIQGRLLKQNVINQTEAQVSFNYLSPSIYILVVYNNSQILKSFKIIKN; translated from the coding sequence TTGATTCCTTTTGTAGGAATTTGCCAAACCACTCCCCCTAGTTCTAATGAAATAATGGAAACGATTATTCCGTCTGGAAGCAGTGCAACGGGTAGCTCCGGAACGGTAACTTATTCTATAGGACAAGTTTTTTATACCTATATAGGTGTAGAATCTGTTTACAATGTAGCGCAAGGTATACAACATCAGGAAAAAGACAGTTCGTTAGATACCCCAGATATCGAAAAACCTACAACACAAATAGTTGCTTTCCCAAATCCTACAATTGATTATGTTAACATAAGTATGACCGGTCTGGAGCTCGAAGGACAAAAATCTTATAAGCTTTACGATATACAGGGCAGACTTTTGAAACAAAATGTAATAAATCAAACAGAAGCACAAGTCAGCTTCAATTATCTAAGTCCGTCTATCTATATATTAGTAGTATATAATAACAGCCAAATTTTGAAATCATTTAAAATAATTAAAAATTAA